A window from Bacteroidota bacterium encodes these proteins:
- a CDS encoding DNA mismatch repair protein MutS, which produces MIFKKGDKVRFLNETGEGIIMGFGNKYVAIVEIADGFEIPYPVNELVKMGFEEVKQETVAERPKTKIDIKGVKKIFLEKEEKGIRRDVSKKHRKNIEVVEEIDLHIEQLMDNFRGMSNGEIIQVQLSRFVNHLEAGIKNRTNKIVFIHGVGNGVLKAGIRNILDGYSNLVYHDASYAKYGFGATEVIIKY; this is translated from the coding sequence ATGATTTTTAAAAAAGGAGATAAGGTCAGATTTTTAAATGAGACTGGTGAGGGAATAATCATGGGTTTTGGCAATAAATATGTTGCAATTGTTGAAATAGCTGATGGTTTTGAAATTCCATATCCAGTAAATGAACTGGTTAAAATGGGTTTTGAAGAGGTAAAGCAAGAAACAGTGGCAGAAAGGCCAAAGACGAAAATAGACATTAAGGGAGTAAAGAAAATATTTTTAGAGAAAGAGGAGAAAGGAATACGAAGGGATGTTTCAAAAAAGCATAGAAAAAACATTGAAGTTGTTGAGGAGATAGATCTTCATATTGAACAATTAATGGATAATTTCAGAGGAATGAGCAATGGCGAGATAATTCAGGTTCAGCTAAGCAGATTTGTTAACCATCTTGAGGCAGGGATAAAAAACAGGACCAATAAAATAGTATTTATTCATGGGGTTGGAAATGGCGTTTTAAAAGCAGGAATAAGAAATATTCTGGATGGATATTCCAATTTAGTTTACCATGATGCCTCCTATGCCAAATATGGATTTGGAGCTACAGAGGTAATTATCAAATATTAA
- a CDS encoding NUDIX hydrolase yields MKVDKFNQENGNREKLLDNPWKTLSIAPVFDSPWINVTKHEIVNPAGNDGEYSVVHFKNIAIGILPLDDEFNTWIVGQFRYPINKYSWEIPEGGGKLSISPLESAKRELLEETGIVAKKWTQIQEMHLSNSVSDEYAVIFIAQQLSFEEAQPEETEQLQVKKIPFDELFQMVMNGEITDSMSVAAVLKTKILIDSATL; encoded by the coding sequence ATGAAAGTAGATAAGTTCAATCAAGAGAATGGGAACAGAGAAAAATTGCTGGATAATCCCTGGAAAACTTTATCAATTGCTCCTGTTTTTGATTCCCCCTGGATAAATGTTACTAAACATGAAATTGTCAATCCTGCTGGAAATGATGGAGAATATTCAGTAGTACATTTTAAAAACATAGCAATAGGAATACTTCCACTTGATGATGAATTTAACACATGGATAGTTGGTCAATTCAGGTATCCCATTAATAAATATAGCTGGGAAATACCAGAGGGAGGTGGAAAACTTAGCATAAGTCCTTTGGAATCAGCAAAAAGAGAGCTTCTCGAGGAAACAGGCATTGTAGCAAAAAAATGGACTCAAATACAGGAAATGCATCTTAGTAATTCTGTTTCAGATGAATATGCTGTAATTTTTATCGCTCAACAACTCAGTTTTGAAGAAGCTCAGCCTGAAGAAACCGAGCAGCTGCAAGTTAAAAAAATTCCCTTTGATGAACTTTTTCAAATGGTGATGAATGGTGAAATAACGGATAGCATGTCCGTAGCTGCGGTATTAAAAACCAAGATTTTAATTGATTCAGCAACGTTATGA
- a CDS encoding acyl-CoA desaturase, protein MQKITFSKNTTPFFPTLQKAVNDYFKTNNLKPTGNKSLYAKTLILIPSALALYITLVFFTPPVAISIALAAVLGLISASIGFSVMHDACHGSYSTKKWVNEIIGLSLNCLGGNAFLWKQKHNEIHHTYTNIDGVDEDIAKIPLLRQCATQPFMKIHKMQHIYIFMLYGFSSIIWIAYMDFIKYFQGRILNTQIRNLDTKEHVIFWTSKVLYAVVYIAIPIYFVGWLPWLVGFFAMHFVMGLMLGIVFQLAHVVEITHFEHITSDSLHIESEWAIHQINTTANFARKNKIINWYVGGLNYQVEHHLFPRVSHVHYPAISKIVESVCKDFNVTYNDFPTMWSAIGSHYRFMRELGKPNAIQPPFVKKAEEQLSYAS, encoded by the coding sequence ATGCAAAAAATAACTTTCAGTAAAAATACTACCCCATTTTTTCCTACTCTTCAAAAGGCTGTAAATGATTACTTTAAAACCAACAACCTAAAGCCAACCGGGAATAAGAGTCTTTATGCAAAGACTCTTATTTTAATTCCTTCAGCCCTTGCATTATATATTACTCTGGTATTTTTTACACCGCCAGTTGCAATTTCTATTGCTCTTGCAGCTGTATTAGGCCTGATATCAGCAAGTATTGGTTTTAGCGTTATGCATGATGCATGCCATGGGAGCTATTCAACTAAAAAATGGGTGAATGAAATAATCGGCTTATCCTTAAATTGTCTTGGTGGAAATGCTTTTCTTTGGAAACAAAAACACAATGAAATTCATCATACTTATACGAACATTGATGGAGTAGATGAAGATATCGCTAAAATCCCCTTGTTGCGTCAATGTGCAACACAACCCTTTATGAAAATTCATAAAATGCAGCATATTTATATCTTTATGTTATATGGATTCTCTTCAATTATTTGGATTGCTTATATGGATTTTATTAAATATTTCCAGGGTAGAATTCTAAATACACAAATTAGGAATTTAGATACAAAAGAACATGTTATTTTTTGGACCAGTAAAGTTTTGTATGCTGTTGTTTATATTGCTATTCCAATTTACTTTGTTGGATGGTTGCCATGGTTAGTTGGTTTCTTTGCAATGCATTTTGTAATGGGTTTAATGCTAGGTATTGTTTTTCAGCTTGCTCACGTGGTTGAAATTACTCATTTTGAACATATTACTTCTGATTCACTTCATATTGAATCAGAATGGGCAATTCATCAAATTAACACCACTGCAAATTTTGCAAGGAAGAATAAAATTATAAACTGGTATGTGGGAGGTTTAAATTACCAGGTTGAACATCACTTGTTCCCTCGCGTTAGTCATGTTCATTACCCTGCTATAAGTAAAATTGTAGAAAGCGTTTGTAAAGATTTTAACGTTACTTACAATGATTTTCCCACAATGTGGTCAGCAATTGGTTCTCATTATAGATTTATGAGAGAACTTGGAAAACCCAATGCAATTCAACCACCCTTTGTAAAAAAAGCAGAAGAGCAATTAAGTTACGCCAGCTAA